A genome region from Cerasicoccus sp. TK19100 includes the following:
- the purE gene encoding 5-(carboxyamino)imidazole ribonucleotide mutase produces MATTSNSTPTVGVIMGSASDWDTMQHAADTLIELGVPFEKMIVSAHRTPDRMVDYARSAEGRGIQVIIAGAGGAAHLPGMTAALTHLPVLGVPVQSKALSGVDSLLSIVQMPAGIPTPTLAIGRAGAVNAALSAAAILSLADKELRDRLVAYREGLKAKVEAMELPEE; encoded by the coding sequence ATGGCAACAACAAGTAATTCCACCCCGACAGTCGGCGTTATCATGGGCAGCGCGTCCGACTGGGACACCATGCAACACGCGGCAGACACCCTCATCGAGCTGGGTGTGCCGTTTGAGAAAATGATCGTCAGCGCGCACCGCACGCCGGATCGCATGGTCGACTATGCCCGCAGCGCCGAAGGGCGCGGCATCCAGGTGATCATCGCCGGTGCCGGTGGAGCCGCCCACCTGCCGGGGATGACTGCTGCGCTCACGCACCTGCCGGTGCTCGGCGTGCCCGTCCAGAGCAAGGCGCTCAGTGGCGTGGACTCGTTGCTTTCGATCGTGCAAATGCCGGCCGGCATCCCGACGCCCACCTTGGCCATCGGCCGCGCAGGCGCGGTCAACGCCGCGCTATCGGCCGCCGCGATCCTGTCTTTGGCGGACAAGGAACTTCGCGACCGCCTTGTCGCTTACCGTGAGGGCCTCAAGGCCAAGGTTGAGGCCATGGAGCTGCCGGAGGAGTAA
- a CDS encoding DUF429 domain-containing protein, translated as MGIDGCKAGWIAVEIDNRGNGSVGVFDTVYRALIMHPTADTILIDMPIGLPDSMTPTRECDVIARKLLGKGLGSRVFPPPPRRVLDVSFYEDACTLSETIIGKKISRQSFNIAPKIKQLDDILRRHRDYVGRVREAHPELAFAAMNNRKALQISKKQKAGLQGRLKVLERHYPHARDLYNYAVDSTQRKDVARDDILDAMALAIMARSARRLRSLPGEPQTDAVGLPMEIVVGIYEWEKESSTRAPFGFTRSPFAERA; from the coding sequence GTGGGTATAGATGGCTGTAAAGCCGGATGGATCGCGGTCGAAATCGACAACCGCGGCAACGGCTCCGTCGGCGTGTTCGACACCGTTTACCGCGCGCTGATCATGCACCCGACGGCCGATACCATCCTGATCGACATGCCCATCGGACTGCCCGACTCGATGACGCCCACCCGCGAATGCGACGTCATCGCGCGCAAACTCCTGGGCAAAGGCCTCGGCTCCCGCGTGTTTCCGCCCCCGCCCCGGCGCGTGCTCGATGTCAGCTTTTACGAAGATGCCTGCACGCTGAGCGAGACGATTATCGGCAAGAAAATCAGCCGCCAAAGCTTCAATATTGCGCCCAAGATCAAACAGCTCGACGACATCCTGCGCCGCCACCGCGACTATGTGGGCCGAGTCCGCGAGGCGCACCCCGAGCTGGCCTTTGCCGCGATGAACAACCGCAAAGCCCTGCAAATTTCCAAAAAGCAAAAGGCCGGGCTCCAAGGGCGGCTCAAGGTTCTGGAACGCCACTATCCGCACGCCCGCGATCTTTACAACTATGCGGTGGACTCCACGCAGCGCAAAGACGTGGCCCGCGACGACATCCTCGACGCCATGGCGCTGGCGATCATGGCGCGCTCGGCCCGCCGCCTGCGCTCCCTACCCGGCGAGCCACAAACCGATGCCGTCGGCCTACCGATGGAGATCGTCGTTGGCATCTATGAGTGGGAGAAGGAAAGCTCCACCCGCGCACCGTTCGGCTTTACCCGGTCGCCTTTTGCCGAGCGTGCTTAG